A genomic stretch from Erysipelothrix sp. HDW6C includes:
- a CDS encoding MurR/RpiR family transcriptional regulator codes for MVYSKLQSKDGLSSVQGHIADYVLAHTDRVLTISIHELAASTNTSIATVTRFCKKLGVDGYRDFQISLLRSLNVHMMVTEEQIPLNENSNELELVDSIGSLQKRAITSTQLLLTTELLSGTIDAINKAENLYGVGISDSFISLHDFQNKLLKVSKFVRIAFLQPEQTFLCAQATPRDVAFVISYGGKSAEVVNACKILKKRGAIIIALTSDEKSPVGRLATRILPLPPIDEEDELIRITFSYAAISYAINLIYAGLYRNNYAKNQDYIVKVKDEYLNK; via the coding sequence ATGGTATATAGCAAACTCCAAAGTAAAGATGGACTGTCATCAGTTCAAGGACATATAGCAGATTATGTTCTTGCGCATACCGATCGTGTGCTAACAATATCAATTCATGAGCTGGCGGCGTCAACCAATACATCAATTGCGACTGTGACACGCTTCTGTAAGAAACTGGGTGTCGACGGATACCGTGATTTCCAAATCAGTTTGCTTCGATCGTTGAATGTGCATATGATGGTTACTGAAGAGCAAATACCACTAAATGAAAATAGTAACGAGCTTGAACTCGTGGATAGTATTGGTTCATTACAGAAACGTGCCATTACTTCGACGCAGTTGCTACTAACGACTGAATTGTTAAGTGGGACAATTGATGCAATCAATAAAGCAGAGAATCTGTATGGTGTCGGTATCAGTGACAGTTTTATCAGTTTGCATGATTTTCAAAACAAACTCTTGAAAGTATCGAAGTTCGTCCGCATTGCATTCTTACAACCAGAGCAAACCTTCTTATGTGCTCAAGCGACGCCGCGCGATGTTGCCTTCGTAATATCATATGGAGGTAAAAGTGCCGAAGTCGTTAATGCTTGCAAGATATTAAAGAAACGCGGTGCAATAATCATTGCACTTACTTCGGATGAAAAGAGCCCTGTAGGAAGATTAGCTACCCGTATTTTACCGTTGCCGCCTATTGATGAAGAAGATGAATTGATTCGGATTACTTTCTCGTATGCTGCGATTTCTTATGCGATTAATTTAATTTATGCAGGACTCTACCGCAATAATTATGCTAAGAACCAAGACTATATTGTGAAGGTTAAAGACGAGTATTTGAATAAATAG
- a CDS encoding PLP-dependent aspartate aminotransferase family protein, with amino-acid sequence MIKNDLVKTCLEVLTDESEHQSISPEIAMTSSFYSRDYQEYVDASKDEFNHFVYTRGANPTNNKLESILCKLEGAQKCKVFASGMGAISATLQSFLHNGSHIVVVNSIYSTTLKYIKTLERFGVSHTVVASTDTSDIVSALQENTDVIYMESPSSQKFEMVALKQITRIAQERNIITMIDNTWATPLFQRPLEFGVDVVLHSCSKYIGGHSDIVCGAVLGSFDHVTQIENTGYLTMGSTCSPMNSFLAIRGIRTLPLRMEKHSKNVIEVIDALSNDARIETIYHPYVQQRALADEYLSGYGSLMSLTFKDKDTEKLKSFVNELSTFMIGVSWGGFESMILPGFKDDNQAVMASRGLDITHTRMFVGLLEAETTINDIKSALDVAYGLKQ; translated from the coding sequence ATGATCAAAAATGATTTAGTAAAAACATGTCTTGAGGTTCTAACGGATGAAAGTGAGCACCAATCAATTTCCCCAGAAATTGCGATGACTTCTTCATTCTACTCGCGAGACTATCAAGAATATGTTGATGCAAGTAAAGATGAATTCAATCACTTTGTGTATACGCGTGGTGCGAATCCTACCAATAATAAACTGGAGAGCATCCTTTGTAAGTTGGAAGGAGCGCAAAAGTGTAAAGTATTTGCTTCAGGTATGGGAGCAATTAGTGCAACATTACAGTCATTTCTACACAATGGGAGCCATATTGTTGTCGTTAATTCGATTTATTCAACAACACTAAAGTATATAAAAACTCTTGAAAGGTTTGGTGTATCCCATACAGTTGTAGCTTCCACGGATACATCTGACATCGTAAGCGCACTTCAGGAGAATACAGATGTAATTTATATGGAAAGTCCATCAAGTCAGAAGTTTGAGATGGTTGCACTAAAGCAAATCACAAGAATTGCTCAGGAGCGAAACATCATTACAATGATTGACAATACATGGGCAACCCCATTATTTCAAAGACCGTTAGAATTTGGCGTTGATGTTGTGTTACATTCGTGTTCCAAATATATTGGCGGTCACTCTGATATTGTATGTGGTGCTGTGTTGGGTTCTTTCGACCACGTGACACAAATTGAAAATACAGGTTACTTAACAATGGGATCAACATGCAGTCCCATGAACAGTTTTTTGGCGATACGAGGCATTCGGACGTTGCCGCTGCGTATGGAGAAGCACAGCAAGAATGTAATCGAAGTCATTGATGCTCTTAGCAATGATGCTCGTATTGAAACAATTTATCATCCTTATGTACAACAGCGCGCATTGGCGGATGAGTACCTCAGTGGGTATGGTAGCTTAATGTCGTTAACATTCAAGGATAAAGATACTGAAAAATTAAAGAGTTTTGTCAATGAACTCAGTACCTTTATGATTGGTGTAAGTTGGGGTGGATTCGAGAGTATGATATTACCGGGATTTAAAGATGACAACCAAGCGGTGATGGCATCACGTGGACTTGATATTACACATACAAGAATGTTTGTGGGTCTGCTTGAAGCGGAAACGACAATTAACGATATAAAGTCTGCACTTGATGTAGCGTATGGATTGAAACAATAG
- the celB gene encoding PTS cellobiose transporter subunit IIC, giving the protein MGNKISKFMNEKVLPLGMKIGGQRHLLAIRDGMAASIPLIIVGSIFLIIGNLPIPGYTEFVAGIFGADWTVKLDYAVNATFSIMALICVFAISNSLANKYSVDGVSAGFISLAAFLVVTPLTADGGIPLAYMGSKGLFVAIVVSLVSTEIFRFMVQKDIVIKMPENVPPAVSKSFVALIPSILTVTLFWVIRLIVEATGFGNIHEIIAVILGGPLSYLGGGYVGGLVAILITSLFWTVGIHGWDLVLSVMQPTYMLMLDQNRVAFQAGAEIPNIINYSFYNVFVWMGGSGVLIAIAVLLILRSRSRQMKELAKIAVPPTVFGVNEPLMFGFPIVMNPIMIIPYVLAPVVVFTISYAAMYFKIVPMTNGVMVPWTMPPLIGGYLATGSIKGTLLQLVNIIISVAIYYPFFKIADDTAYAIENKKTSAIDA; this is encoded by the coding sequence ATGGGAAATAAAATTAGCAAATTTATGAATGAAAAAGTACTTCCTTTAGGAATGAAAATTGGAGGTCAACGTCACTTGCTAGCAATTCGTGACGGTATGGCAGCGTCCATTCCATTAATCATTGTTGGATCAATTTTCTTAATCATCGGAAATCTTCCAATTCCAGGATATACAGAATTTGTAGCTGGAATATTTGGAGCGGATTGGACTGTGAAACTTGATTATGCAGTTAATGCGACATTTAGCATTATGGCACTTATCTGTGTGTTTGCGATATCAAACAGTCTTGCGAATAAATACAGTGTTGATGGTGTATCGGCAGGATTTATTTCGTTGGCTGCGTTCTTAGTTGTTACCCCACTTACAGCAGATGGTGGAATACCACTTGCATACATGGGGAGTAAAGGTCTCTTTGTTGCAATCGTTGTTTCACTTGTAAGTACAGAGATATTCCGATTTATGGTTCAAAAAGACATTGTTATTAAAATGCCTGAAAACGTACCGCCCGCAGTCAGTAAATCATTTGTCGCTCTGATTCCATCGATCTTAACAGTGACATTATTCTGGGTGATTCGATTAATTGTCGAAGCAACTGGATTTGGAAACATCCACGAAATTATTGCTGTAATCCTTGGTGGACCACTATCTTACCTGGGTGGTGGTTATGTTGGAGGGTTGGTGGCAATCCTTATCACATCACTGTTTTGGACTGTAGGGATCCACGGATGGGACTTGGTGCTCAGTGTTATGCAGCCAACATACATGTTGATGTTGGATCAAAATAGAGTTGCTTTCCAAGCAGGTGCTGAAATTCCAAATATTATCAATTACTCCTTCTATAATGTATTTGTATGGATGGGTGGTAGTGGTGTGCTGATTGCAATCGCTGTCCTTTTGATTCTACGAAGTCGCAGTAGACAAATGAAAGAATTGGCAAAAATAGCCGTTCCTCCAACAGTGTTTGGGGTAAATGAACCCCTTATGTTTGGTTTTCCAATCGTCATGAATCCAATCATGATTATTCCCTATGTATTGGCACCTGTGGTAGTATTTACAATTTCATATGCCGCCATGTACTTTAAGATAGTGCCGATGACAAATGGTGTAATGGTCCCATGGACAATGCCACCACTAATTGGAGGTTATCTTGCGACAGGAAGCATCAAAGGTACGTTGTTACAGCTTGTAAATATTATAATATCCGTAGCAATCTATTATCCATTCTTTAAAATTGCGGATGACACAGCTTATGCAATTGAAAATAAAAAGACATCAGCAATTGATGCCTAG
- a CDS encoding pseudouridine synthase: MRLDKFLAHNGYGTRKDTKTLIKKKLVSVNDNIVSDSGYILNPDNDRVTVDGELIEYVENVYLMMNKPAGYICSHDAVEYPSVLELIDTYRSDLFFVGRLDADTEGLLLITNDGHFSHAIAHGKRNIHKQYLVHLEKPFDKRFISELLEGIPLDDTILKPATVEMIDDNKILLTIAEGKYHQVKRMMHHCENEVIYLKRVKIGSLNLDPSLKLGAYRDLTEEEINLFTA, from the coding sequence ATGCGATTGGATAAATTTTTAGCGCACAACGGTTACGGAACGCGCAAGGATACAAAAACACTTATTAAGAAAAAATTAGTAAGCGTGAACGACAATATTGTTTCGGATTCTGGTTATATTTTGAATCCAGATAACGACCGTGTCACCGTAGATGGCGAATTGATCGAGTATGTCGAGAACGTTTATCTCATGATGAATAAGCCAGCAGGCTACATTTGTTCCCACGATGCGGTTGAATACCCATCGGTACTTGAACTGATTGACACCTATCGAAGTGACCTCTTCTTTGTCGGCCGTTTGGATGCAGATACCGAAGGACTCTTACTCATTACCAATGACGGGCATTTCTCACATGCAATCGCCCATGGAAAGCGTAACATCCATAAGCAATACCTCGTTCATTTGGAAAAACCATTTGACAAACGATTCATCAGTGAACTTCTCGAAGGAATACCGCTTGATGACACCATTTTGAAACCAGCGACGGTTGAGATGATTGACGATAACAAAATCCTTCTGACAATTGCTGAAGGAAAGTACCATCAAGTGAAGCGCATGATGCACCACTGTGAAAATGAAGTTATTTACCTAAAACGGGTCAAAATCGGCTCGCTCAATTTGGACCCCTCTCTTAAGTTGGGTGCATATCGCGACTTAACCGAGGAAGAAATCAATCTATTTACTGCGTAA
- a CDS encoding BadF/BadG/BcrA/BcrD ATPase family protein, with protein MRYYIGIDGGGTKTKFTLANENGKVLTSTTKATIHYLQCGLEGLSERVQEGVGTCLKNTDLNITDIAHIFVGCPGYGDIVRDTPRIEKAIQIALQTIPHSIGNDTDNALAGALAGEIGICVIAGTGSIGLGIDDHGKRFTSGGWHHAFGGDEGSAHWIACRYIQEYSKQSDGRRPKTELYHSMNRNHAFEDDTDMLNYVANVLAFDRTQIAAMAEELSPLARYNDAPALEIYRDAAYELGEIVTAIYTNLHYVETTKVSYAGGVFKSGSSILTPFKESLMDIDCEVVEPIFEPSIGSVILALKNDGIAVTDAIIDTLKTTQD; from the coding sequence ATGCGCTACTATATTGGAATTGATGGCGGTGGAACAAAAACAAAATTTACCCTCGCCAATGAAAACGGAAAAGTACTTACCAGCACAACGAAGGCAACCATTCATTATCTTCAATGCGGTCTTGAGGGATTGAGTGAGCGAGTTCAAGAAGGCGTTGGCACTTGCCTGAAAAACACCGATTTAAACATCACAGATATCGCTCATATTTTTGTTGGTTGTCCTGGTTATGGAGATATTGTTCGTGACACCCCTCGTATAGAAAAAGCGATTCAAATTGCCTTGCAGACGATACCTCATTCAATCGGTAACGATACCGATAATGCACTCGCTGGCGCACTCGCTGGTGAAATTGGGATTTGCGTTATTGCCGGAACAGGATCAATCGGACTCGGTATTGATGATCACGGGAAACGATTTACATCGGGCGGTTGGCACCATGCATTTGGTGGCGACGAAGGGAGTGCGCATTGGATTGCCTGCAGATATATTCAAGAATACTCAAAACAAAGTGACGGGCGTAGGCCAAAGACTGAACTGTATCACAGCATGAATCGCAATCACGCATTTGAGGATGATACTGACATGTTAAATTATGTAGCGAATGTTTTGGCATTTGATCGCACACAAATTGCAGCAATGGCTGAAGAGTTATCTCCCCTTGCACGCTACAACGATGCTCCCGCTCTTGAAATCTACCGCGATGCTGCTTATGAACTTGGTGAGATTGTAACCGCAATTTATACAAATCTTCACTATGTCGAAACCACGAAAGTCTCATATGCAGGTGGCGTATTCAAAAGTGGTTCATCCATCCTAACTCCCTTTAAAGAAAGTCTCATGGATATTGACTGCGAAGTTGTTGAACCCATCTTCGAACCAAGTATCGGGAGTGTTATTCTCGCGCTTAAGAATGATGGCATTGCAGTAACAGATGCAATCATAGATACTCTGAAAACCACACAAGATTAA
- a CDS encoding LacI family DNA-binding transcriptional regulator, producing the protein MSTLRDVAKLANVSAATVSRVLSEDHTFKISDETRQTIMDAVATLNYTYKSKKKGSIPFRVAVILALTSEKYGDPFFNTILSTIEEECSKHNINLIAIKNYTELNAPNGFQELLDLQPDGVFLMENLPKSILDALVREINHIVGIDFDSYHFNNVGFDKLEATNQAMDYLFRKGFRDIAYIGGSTPNEEFEGTHRMIGYRESLRRHQIPMNPRIVFDCGWDIDTCAHMTESLMASEHRPEAIFAGSDTLAAVILSVLYEKGYKVPEDISVLGFNDIPGSAHTIPTLTTINVPTKTIGQLAVKRMRELVIEGDTLITNTLVTTHVVERNSIRKDK; encoded by the coding sequence ATGTCAACACTAAGAGATGTCGCCAAACTTGCGAATGTATCCGCCGCCACTGTTTCACGCGTATTATCCGAAGATCATACGTTTAAAATCAGTGATGAAACACGACAAACAATTATGGACGCAGTAGCAACTTTAAACTACACCTATAAAAGTAAAAAGAAAGGATCGATACCCTTTCGTGTCGCAGTAATTCTTGCGCTTACATCCGAGAAGTACGGGGATCCTTTTTTCAATACAATCCTGAGCACGATTGAAGAAGAGTGTTCAAAACATAACATCAATCTCATCGCTATTAAGAATTACACCGAACTTAATGCTCCAAACGGATTTCAAGAACTTCTCGATTTGCAGCCAGATGGCGTTTTCTTAATGGAGAATCTTCCAAAATCTATTCTTGATGCGCTTGTACGTGAAATTAACCATATTGTAGGTATCGACTTTGATTCTTACCACTTCAACAATGTTGGTTTCGATAAACTTGAAGCAACAAACCAAGCCATGGACTATCTTTTCAGAAAAGGGTTTCGCGACATTGCATATATTGGTGGGAGCACTCCAAATGAAGAATTTGAAGGAACACACCGTATGATTGGTTATCGCGAATCATTGCGACGTCACCAAATTCCGATGAATCCGCGCATTGTTTTTGACTGCGGATGGGATATTGACACATGTGCCCACATGACAGAATCTTTAATGGCATCAGAACATCGCCCAGAAGCAATCTTTGCAGGAAGTGATACACTTGCTGCGGTAATCCTGAGTGTTCTCTATGAAAAAGGTTATAAAGTTCCTGAGGATATCTCTGTACTTGGTTTTAACGATATACCCGGCAGCGCTCATACTATACCCACACTCACAACGATTAATGTTCCAACCAAGACAATTGGCCAACTTGCTGTCAAGAGAATGCGTGAGCTGGTCATTGAAGGCGATACCCTTATCACAAATACACTTGTAACAACCCATGTCGTTGAACGCAACTCAATCAGAAAGGATAAATAA
- the melA gene encoding alpha-galactosidase, translating to MKRKFAFIGAGSLDFTRGLVRDILTFDAFDGCEIYLMDINEKRLEYAYDGVMRIVEKGGYNATVKATTDREEALKDADGVLITILQGGVEVWRHDIEIPKKYGVDTCVGDTRGPSGIFRFLRTAPVMLDIIRDVEKLCPNAIVLNYTNPMAMLVSFLQTQTKVNVTGLCHSVQGTAEMLAEWIGADMKDVEYTCAGINHQAFHLEFKVKGEDAYPQIWEAIKRDEILNEEQLRIEMFKHLGYFITESSGHNSEYVAWFRKRPDLIEKYCTYGTGWNPGHYAYILDEYLGREHTWEQEYKDWVATGEIELERGNEYASHIFNALFGDGTPYFFNGNIRNQNYITNIDNGACVEVPVVATTRGIHTVQQITLPDHLSIMVNNSAKIEELAVKAAIEGDAEKVFQAILFDPLTSAVLSMQEIKDMVQEMLYKNKEYLQHFKTLELK from the coding sequence ATGAAACGTAAGTTTGCATTTATTGGAGCGGGGTCTTTGGACTTCACCCGTGGACTCGTCCGTGATATTCTCACATTTGATGCTTTTGATGGCTGTGAGATTTACCTCATGGATATTAATGAAAAAAGACTTGAGTACGCATATGATGGTGTTATGCGTATTGTTGAGAAAGGAGGCTATAACGCTACAGTTAAAGCGACAACAGATCGTGAAGAAGCACTTAAAGATGCAGATGGTGTGTTGATTACAATCTTACAGGGTGGCGTTGAAGTTTGGCGTCATGACATTGAGATTCCTAAAAAATATGGTGTTGACACCTGTGTTGGTGATACACGGGGTCCATCCGGAATCTTCCGATTCTTGCGAACTGCACCTGTGATGCTTGATATTATTCGTGATGTTGAGAAACTCTGTCCCAATGCGATTGTATTAAACTATACAAATCCAATGGCAATGTTAGTAAGTTTCCTTCAAACACAGACAAAAGTAAATGTTACCGGATTATGCCATAGTGTTCAGGGTACTGCAGAAATGTTGGCCGAATGGATTGGCGCAGATATGAAAGATGTTGAATATACATGTGCAGGTATAAATCACCAAGCGTTCCACCTCGAATTTAAAGTTAAAGGTGAAGACGCTTATCCACAAATTTGGGAAGCAATCAAGCGTGATGAAATTCTTAATGAAGAACAATTACGCATTGAGATGTTCAAACACTTAGGTTACTTTATTACAGAATCCAGTGGTCATAACTCTGAATACGTAGCGTGGTTCCGTAAACGTCCCGATTTGATTGAAAAATATTGTACCTATGGTACAGGTTGGAATCCGGGTCACTATGCCTATATCTTGGATGAGTATTTAGGTCGTGAACATACCTGGGAACAAGAGTACAAAGACTGGGTTGCGACGGGTGAAATTGAACTCGAACGCGGAAACGAATATGCTTCGCATATATTCAATGCATTGTTTGGCGATGGAACACCGTATTTCTTTAATGGTAACATTCGCAATCAAAACTATATTACAAATATTGATAATGGTGCCTGTGTTGAAGTTCCAGTAGTAGCAACAACACGTGGAATTCACACTGTACAACAAATAACCTTACCAGATCACCTTTCAATTATGGTAAATAACTCGGCAAAAATCGAAGAACTTGCTGTCAAGGCTGCCATCGAAGGGGATGCGGAAAAAGTATTTCAAGCAATCTTATTTGATCCCTTGACATCTGCTGTTCTCAGCATGCAAGAAATCAAAGATATGGTTCAAGAAATGCTTTATAAGAACAAGGAATATCTACAACACTTCAAAACATTAGAGCTTAAATAG
- a CDS encoding extracellular solute-binding protein, producing the protein MKTKVTLVILLALMLLVGCGQATTDKTVLTFWGHQNDAWAASYREIADKYEVENPDIKIEFEFYPYDQFESKVQTSLISKEGGADIYELWGGWAIDFAPTGSLEKMPTAFEEEIRKDSYPSTYGALEHEGHLYGIPLEFNIENGGMLVNNALLEAKSIAVPTTWADLKTAAVALTEKEGDLITIKGFDFVNWDSVPYLFTSMILSQGGSYQQEDGTFTFNTEEGRKAFSELHSLVADLQVTNMEGLSGGGDMEGYQQLYSGRAAIVPRGVWTVAEGMHTFGLEHGKDFSYVSMPWFGAEPKFAAETGWSLAVNASSDKKEEALKFLEFFYKDENLLQHNIKSAQVPSKKSIAHDAKLLEEMPYVEPLVSVLDKAQFIGYFNTDVFKEAINEVFQEYEAGHYGSVEDALKAIEAKLNK; encoded by the coding sequence ATGAAAACGAAAGTTACATTAGTTATATTATTGGCATTGATGCTTTTAGTTGGTTGCGGACAAGCGACTACAGACAAGACAGTATTAACATTCTGGGGACATCAAAATGATGCGTGGGCAGCTTCTTATCGAGAAATTGCTGACAAGTATGAAGTTGAAAATCCAGATATTAAGATTGAATTTGAATTTTATCCCTACGACCAATTTGAATCTAAGGTACAAACATCCTTGATTTCAAAAGAAGGGGGTGCAGATATTTACGAATTATGGGGTGGATGGGCTATCGACTTTGCCCCAACAGGATCCTTAGAAAAAATGCCAACCGCATTTGAAGAAGAGATTCGTAAGGACTCATATCCTTCAACCTATGGTGCATTAGAGCATGAAGGCCACCTCTATGGTATTCCATTGGAGTTCAACATTGAAAATGGTGGTATGTTGGTTAACAACGCACTTCTTGAAGCCAAATCAATTGCCGTCCCAACAACATGGGCCGATTTAAAAACTGCAGCTGTTGCTTTAACTGAAAAAGAAGGAGATCTCATTACAATTAAGGGATTTGACTTTGTAAACTGGGACTCCGTTCCGTATCTCTTTACATCAATGATTCTTTCCCAAGGTGGAAGTTATCAACAAGAAGATGGAACCTTTACCTTTAATACCGAAGAAGGGCGCAAGGCATTTAGTGAACTTCACAGTCTTGTCGCTGATTTGCAGGTAACGAATATGGAAGGTCTATCGGGTGGTGGTGATATGGAAGGCTACCAACAACTCTATTCTGGCCGTGCAGCGATTGTGCCACGTGGTGTATGGACGGTTGCTGAAGGGATGCATACCTTTGGTTTGGAACACGGAAAAGACTTTAGTTATGTTTCTATGCCATGGTTTGGTGCTGAACCAAAATTTGCAGCAGAGACAGGGTGGTCATTAGCTGTCAATGCATCATCGGATAAGAAAGAAGAAGCCTTAAAATTCTTAGAGTTCTTCTACAAAGATGAAAACTTACTCCAACATAATATTAAGAGTGCACAAGTGCCATCGAAGAAAAGTATTGCTCATGATGCAAAACTTCTCGAAGAAATGCCATATGTCGAACCACTTGTTTCAGTTCTCGATAAAGCCCAATTCATTGGCTACTTTAATACCGATGTATTCAAAGAAGCAATCAATGAAGTATTCCAGGAATATGAGGCAGGTCATTATGGAAGTGTCGAAGATGCACTCAAGGCAATTGAAGCAAAACTAAACAAATAA
- a CDS encoding carbohydrate ABC transporter permease: MKYKKFVWIILIPVFIHMSVFIIGPIFAGVGISFFDYNPLNAHQNFIGMQNYVRLLSDNVFIKAVTNTLFFVAVTVTLNVTISLGIASLINSFRSNKVRSLFRMIFFLPCVAPLVASSVVWSKSILTTTNGLVNIVLRQLGFAGVNWLGDPNILMWSIIVFTLWADIGYNIILFTAGLDGIPADIYEASDIDGASKWQQFIHVTVPLLGRTFAFVLVMTLISHFQMFAQFAVMAVKNGPLNSGVVLTSQIYRTAFEYKDMGYASAISVVLFLIILVVSMVQQKLNKVEWEY; this comes from the coding sequence ATGAAATATAAAAAATTCGTTTGGATTATACTGATACCTGTATTCATTCACATGTCAGTTTTTATAATTGGCCCGATATTCGCAGGGGTTGGAATCTCCTTCTTTGATTATAATCCTTTAAATGCACATCAGAATTTTATTGGAATGCAAAACTATGTGCGATTGCTCAGTGATAATGTATTTATTAAAGCAGTAACAAATACACTATTCTTCGTAGCAGTAACTGTGACATTAAACGTGACAATCTCATTAGGGATCGCAAGTTTAATTAACTCATTTCGCTCCAATAAAGTACGCAGTCTCTTTCGTATGATCTTCTTTCTACCCTGTGTGGCACCATTGGTCGCTTCATCGGTAGTGTGGTCAAAAAGTATTCTAACTACAACCAACGGCTTGGTAAATATTGTTTTACGACAACTTGGATTTGCTGGGGTCAATTGGCTTGGTGATCCCAATATCCTGATGTGGTCAATCATTGTCTTTACACTGTGGGCGGATATTGGCTACAACATCATTCTCTTTACAGCGGGCCTTGATGGGATTCCTGCCGATATTTACGAAGCATCCGATATTGACGGGGCGAGTAAATGGCAACAGTTTATTCATGTTACGGTCCCACTGTTGGGGCGAACCTTTGCATTTGTTTTGGTAATGACGCTTATTTCTCATTTCCAAATGTTTGCGCAGTTTGCGGTGATGGCTGTCAAGAATGGACCTTTAAATTCTGGGGTCGTACTTACAAGTCAAATCTATCGTACGGCGTTTGAATATAAAGATATGGGTTATGCATCGGCAATATCTGTTGTACTCTTCTTGATTATTCTTGTAGTCAGCATGGTTCAACAAAAACTTAACAAAGTAGAATGGGAGTACTAA
- a CDS encoding carbohydrate ABC transporter permease, with the protein MRKMKWSKILIIIFLVTLAIIFVVPYFWMISNSFKSTQEIMTDPQHLLPVNPTLRGYQKVLTESPFFYWLRNSLFITITNTVIILAVSSIVGYIFSKFKFRFKKTLLFIILATMMIPSQITMIPSFLLINKLGLYNNVGALIYPSFVNAFGIYLCKQFCDEIPNSLIESARIDGAKEFYIFRKIILPILKPALGALAIFTFLNYWNDYLNPLIMLNDIKKMTLPLALSFFASQHAADLSATMAAAALIMIPVTIVFMMFQKYFIKGITMTGIK; encoded by the coding sequence ATGAGAAAAATGAAATGGTCGAAGATACTCATTATTATCTTCTTGGTCACACTCGCGATAATCTTTGTAGTTCCCTACTTTTGGATGATTTCCAACTCATTCAAGAGCACACAAGAAATCATGACAGATCCACAACATCTACTTCCAGTGAATCCAACATTGCGAGGGTATCAGAAGGTACTTACAGAGTCACCCTTCTTTTATTGGTTGCGCAACAGTTTATTCATTACAATTACCAATACAGTTATAATTTTAGCTGTCAGTAGCATTGTGGGGTATATCTTCTCGAAATTTAAATTTCGCTTCAAAAAGACTTTGTTGTTTATAATCTTAGCAACGATGATGATACCATCACAAATTACCATGATTCCATCATTCTTATTAATCAACAAATTAGGGTTATACAATAACGTAGGCGCTTTGATTTATCCCTCGTTTGTTAATGCATTTGGAATCTACTTATGCAAGCAGTTCTGTGATGAAATTCCCAATTCTCTAATTGAAAGTGCACGCATTGATGGCGCTAAGGAATTCTATATATTCCGTAAGATAATCTTACCAATATTGAAACCGGCCCTGGGCGCTCTCGCAATCTTTACATTCTTGAACTATTGGAATGACTACTTGAATCCTCTTATCATGTTGAATGACATTAAGAAGATGACATTGCCACTTGCGCTTTCATTCTTTGCATCCCAACATGCAGCTGATTTGTCTGCAACGATGGCAGCTGCAGCTCTAATTATGATTCCAGTTACAATTGTGTTCATGATGTTCCAAAAATACTTTATCAAAGGTATTACAATGACGGGGATTAAGTAG